One window of Candidatus Eisenbacteria bacterium genomic DNA carries:
- a CDS encoding TonB-dependent receptor: MLTNAGRILVTSWVTAFVLALALPAHAQQKPATGTPARPATPAPAGAPAAAVGKVAGQVTEKGQPVAYANVIILGTRLGTMTDENGNFSIPGVAVGSYQVKMMATGYDPVIQQVQVNAGATSTVHFTVGAQKVVKQIDEIEVRAEKRIDTKSSSTKASISAEKLREIPVDNLSQAIATKAGIVAQGGELHFRGGRGGEVKFQFDGVEATDPAFGGNAGIASLAVAGTDVLSGGFDAEYGNALSGVVSVSTKEGGERFGGEVRWDTDRYGDPTKTFDNFDRFTFGFGGPTPIKNLTYFATYEGTFQDTYLRSSLTKPTRTLLDFIQVGNRQSNQVNTNFKLAYRANPRNKVTFETINNRTISTPYNHMWSRRGYVQVLYDTTRAIGQPDRLTPRYGGWSATRTDSTYQYVNMPDHIPTTDDRFQQLTAVWTNQVSDKSVWTSRLSSLTFNTLSSVGRKAPWEYDIQSPFYWSGNTVFGTENNPYFATHGDYPRYLKRQTNVYNLKTDFSTRRWKQHTWKTGIEAKYNRVQNLSLFSPNSESNGLPGGTRSDFVNYNPEGAAYLQDRWEFEGLVLNAGVRFDLFSPGDQIESIYLRSGRRFKQQFSPRLGIAYPVSDRDVLSFHYGWTYQTPTRTYIFENRGINSTVNVRGNPDLEPETNIAYQAGVQHLFSKDISGTFSVFFKDIYGLITVRQERDEFGNLVNVYFNGDYASARGFEASLSKAFSHKFSADISYTYSIATGVASDPNSALQFFNGGRLYLPISEQALDWDQRNTVNINATVRDPGKWGFRLLWSYGSGFPFTPAFRNDRRPDPVLNNSRRLPSESRLTIDGDKFYRVWGQNVTLFVDARNVLSAKNISGLSQGAFPNPYVNAAGDDYTIYYTETGRAGGAYLQDINGDNVLDWVPVRDPRVFEEGRAVRMGISVTF; encoded by the coding sequence ATGCTGACTAACGCCGGGCGTATCCTCGTGACCTCGTGGGTCACGGCGTTCGTGCTGGCGCTTGCGCTCCCCGCGCATGCCCAGCAGAAGCCCGCGACCGGCACTCCGGCCCGACCGGCGACTCCCGCTCCGGCCGGCGCGCCGGCCGCCGCGGTCGGAAAGGTCGCGGGGCAGGTGACCGAGAAGGGTCAGCCCGTCGCCTACGCCAACGTGATCATCCTCGGCACGCGGCTGGGGACCATGACCGACGAGAACGGCAACTTCTCGATTCCCGGCGTCGCGGTCGGCAGCTACCAGGTCAAGATGATGGCGACCGGCTACGACCCCGTCATCCAGCAGGTGCAGGTCAACGCCGGCGCGACCTCGACGGTCCATTTCACGGTCGGCGCCCAGAAGGTCGTGAAGCAGATCGACGAGATCGAGGTTCGCGCCGAGAAGCGCATCGACACTAAGTCGTCCAGCACGAAGGCCAGCATCTCGGCCGAGAAACTGCGCGAGATCCCGGTGGACAACCTGAGCCAGGCGATCGCGACCAAGGCCGGCATCGTCGCGCAGGGCGGGGAACTGCACTTCCGGGGCGGCCGGGGCGGCGAGGTGAAGTTCCAGTTCGACGGCGTCGAGGCCACCGATCCCGCGTTCGGCGGCAACGCCGGCATCGCGAGCCTGGCCGTCGCCGGCACCGACGTGCTCTCGGGCGGTTTCGACGCCGAGTACGGCAACGCCCTCTCGGGCGTCGTCAGCGTCAGCACGAAGGAGGGTGGCGAGCGGTTCGGCGGGGAAGTCCGCTGGGACACCGACCGCTACGGCGACCCGACCAAGACCTTCGACAACTTCGACCGGTTCACCTTCGGCTTCGGCGGGCCCACGCCGATCAAGAACCTCACCTACTTCGCGACCTACGAAGGCACGTTCCAGGACACGTACCTGCGCTCGTCGCTGACGAAGCCCACGCGCACGCTGCTCGACTTCATCCAGGTGGGCAACCGGCAGAGCAACCAGGTCAACACGAACTTCAAGCTCGCCTACCGCGCGAATCCCCGGAACAAGGTCACCTTCGAGACGATCAACAACCGCACGATCAGCACGCCGTACAACCACATGTGGAGCCGCCGCGGCTACGTGCAGGTGCTCTACGACACGACGCGCGCGATCGGGCAGCCGGACAGGCTGACCCCGCGCTACGGGGGATGGTCGGCGACCCGCACCGACTCGACCTACCAGTACGTGAACATGCCGGACCACATTCCGACGACGGACGACCGTTTCCAGCAGCTCACGGCGGTGTGGACGAACCAGGTGTCGGACAAGAGCGTGTGGACCAGCCGCCTTTCGAGCCTGACGTTCAACACCCTGTCGTCCGTCGGTCGCAAGGCGCCCTGGGAGTACGACATCCAGAGCCCGTTCTACTGGAGCGGCAACACGGTGTTCGGAACGGAGAACAACCCGTACTTCGCGACGCACGGCGACTACCCGCGGTACCTGAAGCGCCAGACCAACGTCTACAACCTCAAGACCGACTTCTCCACGCGCCGCTGGAAGCAGCACACGTGGAAGACCGGCATCGAGGCGAAGTACAACCGGGTCCAGAACCTCTCGCTGTTTTCGCCCAACTCCGAATCCAACGGCCTGCCGGGCGGCACGCGCTCGGACTTCGTGAACTACAACCCCGAAGGAGCCGCGTACCTGCAGGACCGGTGGGAGTTCGAGGGCCTCGTCCTCAACGCCGGCGTGCGCTTCGACCTGTTCTCGCCCGGCGACCAGATCGAGAGCATCTACCTGCGCAGCGGCCGGCGCTTCAAGCAGCAGTTCAGCCCGCGCCTCGGCATCGCCTACCCGGTTTCGGACCGGGATGTGCTGAGCTTCCACTACGGCTGGACCTACCAGACGCCGACCCGCACGTACATCTTCGAGAACCGCGGCATCAACTCGACCGTGAACGTCCGCGGCAATCCCGACCTCGAGCCGGAAACCAACATCGCCTACCAGGCCGGCGTGCAGCACCTGTTCTCGAAGGACATCTCGGGGACGTTCTCGGTGTTCTTCAAGGACATCTACGGCCTGATCACCGTGCGCCAGGAGCGCGACGAGTTCGGCAACCTGGTGAACGTGTATTTCAACGGCGACTACGCGTCGGCGCGCGGCTTCGAGGCCAGCCTGTCCAAGGCCTTCAGCCACAAGTTCTCGGCCGACATCAGCTACACCTACTCGATCGCCACCGGTGTCGCGTCGGACCCGAACTCGGCGCTGCAGTTCTTCAACGGCGGCCGGCTGTACCTGCCCATTTCCGAGCAGGCGCTCGACTGGGACCAGCGCAACACGGTGAACATCAACGCCACCGTGCGCGATCCCGGCAAGTGGGGCTTCCGGCTCCTGTGGTCGTACGGCTCCGGCTTCCCGTTCACGCCGGCGTTCCGCAACGATCGCCGTCCCGACCCGGTGCTGAACAACTCGCGCCGCCTGCCTTCCGAGTCGCGGCTGACGATCGACGGCGACAAGTTCTACCGGGTCTGGGGCCAGAACGTGACGTTGTTCGTGGACGCGAGAAACGTCCTGAGCGCCAAGAACATCAGCGGACTCAGCCAGGGGGCGTTCCCGAACCCTTACGTCAACGCGGCCGGTGACGACTACACCATCTACTACACCGAGACGGGTCGTGCGGGCGGCGCCTACCTGCAGGACATCAACGGCGACAACGTTCTCGACTGGGTGCCGGTCCGCGATCCGCGGGTCTTCGAGGAAGGCCGCGCCGTGCGCATGGGCATCAGCGTCACCTTCTAG
- a CDS encoding PorV/PorQ family protein, whose product MKRLIAAAGLAGLLVPGLALSANIFEKVGTFDGQFLKIGVGARGAAMGGAFVAVADDATALYYNCAGIARIDADRSELSLNHANWPAEMNFDQVGYVFHMKKIPGAFGLHARALTMQPMEETTAYQPYGTGRTFDAGMMAFGFTYARSFTDKFSAGVTANFIHEGLADLSQQTTSFDIGTLYDVGTAGMKIGMAIQNIGSQIKFIDREARIPGIFRVGTSATLMSSSDQKLIGSFEFSHPPDNSERMNVGAEYSFRRYLFVRGGYNINHDTEALAGGVGFHFPVSVAGVADVDYAYTDMQDLGAAHRFSLKFQF is encoded by the coding sequence GTGAAGAGACTGATCGCGGCAGCGGGCCTGGCGGGTTTGTTGGTGCCCGGACTGGCGCTGTCCGCCAACATCTTCGAAAAGGTGGGCACCTTCGACGGGCAGTTCCTCAAGATCGGCGTCGGCGCGCGCGGCGCGGCGATGGGCGGCGCCTTCGTCGCCGTGGCCGACGATGCCACCGCGCTGTATTACAACTGCGCCGGCATCGCGCGCATTGACGCGGACCGTTCGGAGCTGTCGCTGAACCACGCGAACTGGCCGGCCGAGATGAACTTCGACCAGGTCGGGTACGTCTTCCACATGAAGAAGATCCCCGGCGCGTTCGGCCTGCACGCGCGAGCGCTGACCATGCAGCCGATGGAAGAAACCACCGCGTACCAGCCGTACGGAACGGGCCGCACGTTCGACGCGGGCATGATGGCCTTCGGCTTCACCTACGCGCGGTCGTTCACGGACAAGTTCAGCGCCGGCGTGACGGCGAACTTCATCCACGAAGGCCTCGCCGACCTGAGCCAGCAGACCACGTCCTTCGACATCGGCACGCTCTACGACGTCGGCACCGCGGGAATGAAGATCGGCATGGCGATCCAGAACATCGGCTCGCAGATCAAGTTCATCGATCGTGAAGCGCGCATCCCGGGCATCTTCCGGGTCGGCACCTCGGCGACACTGATGTCGTCGTCGGATCAGAAGCTGATCGGCTCCTTCGAGTTCTCGCACCCGCCGGACAACTCGGAGCGCATGAACGTCGGCGCGGAGTATTCGTTCCGCCGCTACCTGTTCGTGCGTGGCGGCTACAACATCAACCACGACACCGAGGCGCTCGCGGGCGGAGTGGGATTCCACTTCCCGGTGTCGGTCGCCGGCGTCGCCGACGTGGACTATGCTTACACCGACATGCAGGACCTCGGCGCGGCGCACCGCTTTTCGCTGAAGTTCCAGTTCTAG